The proteins below come from a single Kineococcus endophyticus genomic window:
- the ettA gene encoding energy-dependent translational throttle protein EttA: MAEFIYQMQKARKAHGDKVILDDVSISFYPGAKIGVVGPNGAGKSSVLKIMAGLDQPSNGEARLSPGYSVGMLMQEPKLDESKTVLQNVQDGLGELKQKMDRYNEITGLFEDPDADFDALMAEMGTLQEELDHANAWDMDSQLEQAMDALRCPPGDADVSVLSGGEKRRVALCKLLLEAPDLLLLDEPTNHLDAESVTWLEQHLAKYPGAVLAVTHDRYFLDNVAQWILELDRGRAYPYEGNYSTYLEKKAARMDVQGKKDAKLAKRLKDELEWVRSNAKGRQTKSKARLARYEEMAAEAERTRKLDFEEIQIPAGPRLGSVVIEAKDLKKSFGDRTLIDGLSFSLPRNGIVGVIGPNGVGKTTLFKTIVGLEELDGGDLKIGDTVKLSYVDQSRGGLDPSKNLWETVSDGLDYIQVGNQEMPSRAYVSAFGFKGPDQQKPTGVLSGGERNRLNLALTLKEGGNVLLLDEPTNDLDVETLGSLENALLEFPGCAVVVSHDRWFLDRVATHILAYEGTEENPANWYWFEGNFAGYEENKVARLGPDAARPHRVTYRKLTRD; the protein is encoded by the coding sequence GTGGCGGAATTCATCTACCAGATGCAGAAGGCGCGCAAGGCGCACGGGGACAAGGTCATCCTCGACGACGTCTCGATCTCCTTCTACCCGGGGGCCAAGATCGGGGTCGTCGGACCCAACGGCGCCGGGAAGTCGAGCGTCCTGAAGATCATGGCGGGGCTGGACCAGCCGTCCAACGGCGAGGCCCGCCTCTCGCCCGGCTACAGCGTCGGCATGCTCATGCAGGAGCCGAAGCTGGACGAGAGCAAGACGGTCCTGCAGAACGTCCAGGACGGCCTGGGCGAGCTGAAGCAGAAGATGGACCGCTACAACGAGATCACGGGCCTGTTCGAGGACCCGGACGCCGACTTCGACGCCCTCATGGCCGAGATGGGCACGCTGCAGGAGGAGCTGGACCACGCCAACGCGTGGGACATGGACTCCCAGCTCGAGCAGGCCATGGACGCGCTGCGCTGCCCGCCCGGTGACGCCGACGTGTCGGTCCTGTCCGGTGGGGAGAAGCGCCGCGTGGCGCTGTGCAAGCTCCTGCTCGAGGCGCCCGACCTGCTGCTGCTCGACGAGCCCACCAACCACCTGGACGCCGAGTCCGTGACGTGGCTGGAGCAGCACCTCGCGAAGTACCCCGGTGCCGTCCTGGCCGTCACCCACGACCGGTACTTCCTCGACAACGTCGCGCAGTGGATCCTCGAGCTCGACCGCGGCCGCGCCTACCCCTACGAGGGCAACTACTCCACGTACCTGGAGAAGAAGGCCGCCCGCATGGACGTCCAGGGCAAGAAGGACGCCAAGCTGGCCAAGCGCCTGAAGGACGAGCTGGAGTGGGTCCGCTCGAACGCCAAGGGCCGCCAGACCAAGTCCAAGGCGCGCCTGGCCCGCTACGAGGAGATGGCCGCCGAGGCCGAGCGCACGCGCAAGCTCGACTTCGAGGAGATCCAGATCCCGGCCGGTCCGCGCCTGGGCTCGGTCGTCATCGAGGCCAAGGACCTCAAGAAGTCCTTCGGCGACCGCACGCTCATCGACGGCCTGTCGTTCTCGTTGCCGCGCAACGGCATCGTCGGCGTGATCGGCCCGAACGGCGTCGGCAAGACGACGCTGTTCAAGACGATCGTCGGGCTCGAGGAGCTCGACGGCGGCGACCTGAAGATCGGCGACACCGTCAAGCTGTCCTACGTCGACCAGTCCCGCGGCGGGCTGGACCCGTCCAAGAACCTGTGGGAGACCGTCTCCGACGGCCTGGACTACATCCAGGTCGGCAACCAGGAGATGCCCTCGCGCGCCTACGTCTCGGCGTTCGGGTTCAAGGGCCCGGACCAGCAGAAGCCGACCGGCGTGCTGTCCGGTGGGGAGCGCAACCGCCTCAACCTGGCGCTGACGCTCAAGGAGGGCGGCAACGTCCTGCTGCTGGACGAGCCCACCAACGACCTCGACGTCGAGACCCTCGGGTCGCTGGAGAACGCCCTGCTGGAGTTTCCCGGCTGCGCCGTGGTAGTGAGCCACGACCGGTGGTTCCTCGACCGCGTCGCGACGCACATCCTCGCCTACGAGGGCACCGAGGAGAACCCGGCGAACTGGTACTGGTTCGAGGGCAACTTCGCGGGCTACGAGGAGAACAAGGTCGCGCGCCTCGGCCCCGACGCGGCCCGTCCGCACCGCGTGACGTACCGCAAGCTCACCCGCGACTGA